One region of Treponema primitia ZAS-1 genomic DNA includes:
- a CDS encoding DNA topoisomerase IV subunit B — translation MKTLSSLEHIRLRTGMYIGRLGDGSNPDDGIYVLLKEVIDNGIDEFIMGNGKLIEVSVKDGSARIRDYGRGIPLGKLVECVSVINTGAKYNDDVFQFSVGLNGVGTKAVNALSSHFRVLAFRDGQYAEAVFERGALKSQRKGKLKDKQKDGTYVEFTPDADIFGEYQFNLEFIERRMQNYAYLNTGLTLNLNGKSYISQHGLHDLLTEEIGDDGIYPIGYYKGEHLEFAFTHASGDNHYGEEYFSFVNGQFTSDGGTHLSAFKEGFLKGIQTFFKKDYRSEDIREGTTAAIAVKLKSPVFESQTKNKLGNSDIRGWVVQEVKDAVEDWLHKNGEAAKKLELKIIANEKLRTELNVVKKEAREAAKKITLKIPKLKDCKFHLEDGDKGENTMLFLTEGDSASGSMVSSRDVMTQALFSLRGKIENMYGKKRAAIYKNEELYNMMMALGIESDVSGLRYAKIVIATDADFDGFHIRNLLLTFFLSYFEELVTSGRVFILETPLFRVRTKKETRYCYNEKERDDATTSLGSQSEVTRFKGLGEISPKEFGQFIGEDIRLVPVSISTLKAVPQVLNFYMGKNTPERRDYIMKNLIDNAG, via the coding sequence ATAAAGACCCTGTCCTCCCTGGAACACATCCGTCTGCGGACCGGTATGTATATAGGCCGCCTGGGGGATGGATCCAACCCCGATGACGGCATCTATGTACTCCTCAAGGAAGTTATTGATAACGGCATCGACGAGTTCATCATGGGAAACGGAAAACTCATTGAGGTGTCGGTTAAGGATGGCAGCGCAAGGATACGGGACTATGGCCGGGGTATCCCACTGGGAAAGCTGGTGGAATGTGTTTCGGTGATCAATACCGGGGCGAAGTATAACGATGATGTGTTCCAATTTTCCGTGGGGTTAAACGGCGTTGGTACCAAGGCGGTGAACGCCCTGTCTTCCCACTTCCGCGTACTTGCCTTTCGTGACGGCCAATATGCCGAAGCCGTTTTTGAACGGGGCGCCCTGAAATCCCAGCGGAAGGGAAAGCTGAAGGACAAGCAAAAGGACGGCACCTATGTGGAGTTTACCCCGGATGCGGATATCTTTGGGGAGTACCAGTTCAACCTGGAATTTATCGAGCGGCGTATGCAGAACTACGCCTACCTCAACACGGGCCTTACCCTTAACCTCAACGGCAAATCCTATATATCCCAACATGGTCTCCACGATCTTCTTACAGAAGAAATCGGTGATGACGGTATCTATCCCATCGGTTACTATAAGGGAGAACATTTGGAGTTTGCCTTTACCCATGCCTCGGGGGACAATCACTACGGGGAGGAATACTTTTCCTTTGTGAACGGCCAGTTCACCTCCGACGGGGGAACCCACCTTTCCGCTTTTAAGGAAGGGTTTCTCAAGGGTATACAGACTTTTTTCAAGAAGGATTATCGCAGTGAGGATATACGGGAGGGAACAACCGCAGCAATCGCAGTAAAACTAAAAAGCCCGGTATTCGAAAGTCAAACCAAGAACAAGCTGGGGAACTCGGATATACGCGGCTGGGTAGTTCAGGAGGTTAAGGATGCGGTGGAGGACTGGCTCCACAAGAACGGCGAGGCCGCCAAGAAACTGGAACTGAAGATTATCGCCAACGAAAAACTGCGGACCGAGCTCAATGTGGTCAAGAAGGAAGCCCGGGAAGCGGCCAAAAAAATTACCCTGAAGATACCAAAACTGAAGGACTGTAAGTTCCATCTTGAGGACGGTGATAAGGGGGAAAACACCATGCTCTTTCTTACCGAGGGAGATTCCGCCTCGGGGTCCATGGTTTCAAGCAGGGATGTGATGACCCAGGCCCTCTTTTCCCTCCGCGGAAAGATAGAAAATATGTACGGTAAAAAACGGGCGGCGATCTACAAAAACGAAGAGTTGTACAATATGATGATGGCCCTGGGCATCGAAAGCGATGTCTCCGGCCTCCGTTATGCGAAGATCGTTATCGCCACGGATGCGGACTTTGACGGCTTCCATATCCGCAACCTCCTGCTCACCTTTTTCCTTTCCTACTTTGAGGAACTGGTTACCAGCGGCAGGGTATTTATTCTGGAGACCCCACTTTTCCGGGTACGGACAAAGAAGGAGACCCGGTACTGCTACAACGAAAAGGAACGGGATGACGCCACCACCAGCTTAGGCAGTCAGAGTGAAGTAACCCGATTCAAAGGATTGGGAGAAATAAGCCCCAAGGAATTCGGCCAGTTTATCGGCGAGGATATACGGCTGGTTCCTGTATCGATAAGCACCCTAAAAGCGGTGCCCCAGGTACTCAACTTCTATATGGGAAAAAACACCCCGGAACGCCGGGACTATATTATGAAAAATTTAATAGACAACGCGGGGTAA
- the fusA gene encoding elongation factor G encodes MSYTTDLIKNVTIAGHGGTGKTTLFERLLFAGNALPKPETVESGKTVGDSSPEEIERKISIHAALAHIDRNGKKINIFDTPGSSDFIGDVILTFRASEFAVLTVDGRSGVQIETVKLWRNLEGRKKPRGFYITKLDEERADFNKVLIDIKEKFKVDPVPLSLPMGAGPAFTGVIDVLHEKAWFIDQGGGLEKEGAIPAEFKEAVAAARERLIEAAAEGDDNLMEHYINKGALEAEEIYKGLIEALADHKIIPAFAGSALKNSGLVPFLDFLAEVSPTPNTAKDLVLDGEGNQKEIPIDSDKPLSALVIKTTYDQFSGKLSWIKVITGKLAAESEAYNVSENKKERIGKLYTCVGKKLEEVKEFFAGDVGIVSKSPTLRTNDTISAVDSAFKFLSLRLPEPVHSVAVNAAAKKDDDKLGEFLVRAADEDHTFRYQFNVETKETVISGMGELQVNIILDKIKQNQKIEVETHIPRVAYRETITKKSNAEYTHKKQTGGHGQYGKVLLEIAPLKRGENYQFVNAIFGGSIPKNYIPGVEKGVVEGMAAGTMAGYPVVDVEVKIVDGKYHPVDSSELAFKLAARNAFREAMRQAAPTLLEPVNNLTVFVEDKYLGDVMSDLSSKRGKILGQDSLGGGIEEIRAQVPLAELLRYSIDLRSITSGTGSFSVGFDHYAPISGRIAEDVIKASEAFRVKEEEE; translated from the coding sequence ATGAGTTATACCACGGATCTTATCAAAAATGTCACCATAGCCGGCCATGGTGGGACCGGTAAAACAACCCTTTTTGAACGGCTTCTCTTTGCCGGTAACGCACTGCCTAAGCCCGAAACCGTCGAATCCGGAAAGACCGTGGGGGACTCCAGCCCGGAAGAAATTGAACGAAAGATATCCATCCATGCCGCATTGGCCCATATTGATCGGAATGGTAAGAAAATCAATATTTTTGATACCCCCGGATCTTCGGATTTTATCGGGGACGTGATCCTCACTTTCCGCGCCTCGGAATTTGCCGTTCTGACCGTAGATGGCCGTTCCGGTGTCCAGATTGAGACGGTCAAGCTTTGGCGCAATCTGGAGGGCCGCAAAAAGCCTCGGGGTTTCTATATTACCAAGTTGGACGAAGAGCGGGCCGATTTTAACAAGGTCCTGATTGATATAAAAGAAAAATTCAAGGTTGATCCGGTACCTTTAAGCCTGCCCATGGGTGCAGGCCCCGCCTTTACCGGGGTTATCGACGTATTGCATGAAAAGGCCTGGTTTATTGACCAGGGTGGGGGTTTAGAAAAAGAGGGGGCCATCCCCGCTGAGTTTAAGGAAGCCGTCGCTGCCGCCCGGGAACGGCTTATTGAAGCCGCCGCTGAGGGGGATGACAACCTAATGGAGCATTATATCAATAAGGGCGCCCTGGAAGCGGAGGAAATTTACAAGGGACTTATCGAGGCCCTGGCGGATCATAAGATAATTCCCGCCTTTGCCGGGTCGGCTCTTAAAAATTCCGGCCTTGTGCCCTTCCTGGATTTTCTCGCCGAAGTCAGTCCCACCCCCAATACTGCCAAGGATTTGGTTCTGGATGGAGAAGGAAATCAAAAAGAAATACCTATCGATTCGGATAAACCCCTTTCCGCCCTGGTTATTAAGACCACCTACGACCAGTTTTCGGGCAAACTGTCCTGGATCAAGGTTATTACGGGCAAGCTGGCCGCCGAATCGGAGGCCTATAATGTTTCGGAAAACAAAAAAGAGCGGATAGGCAAATTATATACCTGTGTAGGAAAAAAACTGGAGGAGGTGAAGGAATTTTTCGCCGGAGATGTGGGGATCGTATCTAAATCACCGACCCTCAGAACGAATGATACCATCAGCGCCGTCGATTCGGCGTTCAAGTTTCTGTCCCTGCGGCTTCCCGAACCGGTCCATTCGGTGGCGGTTAATGCGGCGGCTAAAAAAGATGACGATAAGCTTGGGGAATTCCTCGTCCGGGCGGCGGATGAAGACCATACGTTCCGCTATCAGTTTAATGTGGAAACTAAGGAGACGGTAATCTCCGGTATGGGCGAGCTCCAGGTGAATATTATTTTAGACAAGATAAAGCAAAATCAGAAGATAGAAGTGGAAACCCACATTCCCCGGGTAGCCTACCGGGAAACCATTACCAAAAAGTCCAACGCCGAATATACCCACAAAAAGCAAACCGGCGGCCATGGCCAGTACGGTAAGGTACTGCTGGAAATTGCCCCCCTCAAGCGGGGTGAAAATTATCAGTTTGTTAACGCCATCTTTGGCGGATCCATCCCAAAGAACTATATCCCCGGAGTTGAGAAGGGGGTCGTGGAGGGGATGGCTGCGGGTACCATGGCGGGCTATCCCGTGGTGGACGTGGAAGTTAAGATTGTTGATGGTAAATACCACCCCGTAGATTCTTCGGAATTGGCCTTTAAACTCGCCGCCCGGAACGCCTTTCGGGAAGCCATGCGCCAGGCCGCCCCTACCCTGCTGGAACCCGTGAATAACCTTACGGTCTTTGTGGAAGATAAATATCTGGGGGATGTTATGTCCGATCTTTCGAGTAAACGGGGGAAGATCCTCGGACAGGATTCACTGGGCGGCGGTATCGAAGAGATCCGCGCCCAGGTTCCCCTGGCGGAACTGTTGCGCTACTCCATAGACCTGCGCTCCATCACCAGCGGCACCGGCTCCTTCAGCGTGGGGTTTGACCACTACGCGCCCATATCAGGCCGTATCGCCGAAGATGTGATCAAAGCATCGGAGGCCTTCAGGGTGAAGGAAGAGGAGGAGTAA